A window of Leptolyngbyaceae cyanobacterium genomic DNA:
TCTCCAACTTAGAAACAGCAGATATTGCCGAAATTGTTACTCAATTACAACATATTTTCACTTGCCCTTGGCAACCTCCCCGCCGTTCCGTAGTGGAAGAAGTCAACAAAGTAACTCAATATGGTGCTTGGGTACTCCTGCACGGATATGGCGTTAACCACTTTACCGGATACGTCAACCGCCAAAACACTCCCCTATATCCCGATATTGAAAGTACCGTGCGCGGTTTATCCCAACTTGGCGTACCGATGAAAGCGGAAATTGAAGGTACAACGGAAATTGGTTTGCGTCAGACAGCAACTCAGGCTGTAACGGAAATGGTAACCGTACAAGATGATAGTAGTAATGATTTGATTACTATTCCTTGGACTTATGCTTATTATGAAATTGCCGAGCGCTTTTTTGTAGAAGTTGCACCGGGAGAAAAAGTGCTTTTTGACGCATTTCAAGGAAATAATGCGACTCATTTATTTGAAATGACTCGTAATATCGTGTCCGGTTAAAGATTTATTATTCAGACCTGGTTATTGTTTGCCAGAAACCCGGTTTCTCTAAGAAACCGGGTTTCTATCTAGTACTTTATGTAAGTGGAATCTGCTGTATTACCAAGGACTGCCAATCATAGTGAAAGCAGACCAATAATAAGGATGAGAAAGTTTTTGATTACCTAAAGAAGTTAATTCTGCTGGCAAAGCAATACCTTCTGATT
This region includes:
- a CDS encoding DUF1338 domain-containing protein, which produces MKSIQITQQLWQQLWQNYSRRVSYAQTYQQMITEAGGTVANDHIAFRSLRLNVNSINLGIPYLENIVQALGYSAAGEYIFPDKHLYARHYRHPQQAEFDLPKLFISELIVDELPDDISQLIHQTVSSINIPTSPNFSNLETADIAEIVTQLQHIFTCPWQPPRRSVVEEVNKVTQYGAWVLLHGYGVNHFTGYVNRQNTPLYPDIESTVRGLSQLGVPMKAEIEGTTEIGLRQTATQAVTEMVTVQDDSSNDLITIPWTYAYYEIAERFFVEVAPGEKVLFDAFQGNNATHLFEMTRNIVSG